One Alkalinema sp. FACHB-956 DNA segment encodes these proteins:
- the ffh gene encoding signal recognition particle protein, with amino-acid sequence MFDALSDRLEEAWRKLRGQDKISEANIKDALREVRRALLEADVNLQVIKDFVAEVEEKALGAEVIMGVRPDQQFIEIVYNELLAVMGEANVPLAEAESKPTIVLMAGLQGTGKTTATAKLALHLRKENRSCLLVATDIYRPAAIDQLKALGKQISVPVFELGTDANPVEIARQGVEKAKADGVDTVIIDTAGRLQIDETLMGELAQIKATVQPHEVLLVVDAMTGQEAASLTKSFHDQIGVTGAILTKMDGDTRGGAALSVRRISGQPIKFIGVGEKVEALQPFYPDRMASRILGMGDVLTLVEKAREEIDLSEAEKLQEKILEAKFDFSDFLKQTRLLKNMGSLGGVMKLIPGLNKMVNEDQLRQGEQQLKKAEAMIGSMTLEERRDPDLLANNPSRRKRIAKGSGHTEKDVSDLVANFQKMRALMQQMGRGGMPGMGGFPGMGMPGMTGGMPTGNPYRPQPGFRGYQGGYQQPKKGKKDKKKKGFGTL; translated from the coding sequence TGGAGAAAACTCCGAGGCCAAGACAAAATTTCCGAGGCCAACATTAAAGACGCGCTTCGGGAAGTGCGACGGGCACTGCTAGAGGCGGATGTTAACCTGCAAGTCATTAAAGACTTCGTCGCCGAAGTGGAAGAAAAAGCCCTGGGTGCAGAAGTCATCATGGGGGTACGGCCCGACCAGCAGTTTATTGAAATCGTCTACAACGAACTGCTAGCGGTCATGGGGGAGGCCAATGTCCCCCTCGCTGAAGCTGAGAGCAAACCGACGATCGTCCTCATGGCAGGGCTACAGGGGACGGGGAAAACCACCGCAACGGCCAAGCTGGCTCTACATTTGCGCAAGGAAAATCGCAGTTGCTTACTGGTCGCCACAGATATCTACCGACCAGCGGCGATCGACCAGTTAAAAGCCCTGGGTAAACAAATCAGCGTGCCCGTCTTTGAACTGGGGACGGACGCGAATCCTGTGGAAATTGCCCGCCAAGGGGTGGAAAAAGCCAAGGCCGACGGCGTTGACACCGTGATTATCGACACGGCAGGTCGGTTACAAATTGATGAAACCCTGATGGGCGAGCTGGCCCAAATTAAAGCCACGGTACAGCCCCATGAAGTGCTGTTGGTGGTCGATGCCATGACCGGGCAAGAAGCCGCCAGCTTGACCAAATCTTTCCATGACCAGATTGGGGTTACCGGCGCAATTCTGACCAAAATGGATGGGGATACGCGCGGGGGGGCCGCCCTGTCCGTGCGGCGAATTTCCGGCCAGCCGATCAAATTTATCGGCGTCGGCGAAAAGGTAGAAGCCCTACAACCCTTCTACCCCGATCGCATGGCCTCCCGCATCCTGGGCATGGGGGACGTGCTGACCTTGGTGGAAAAGGCGCGGGAAGAAATTGATCTCTCCGAAGCCGAAAAACTCCAGGAAAAAATCCTCGAAGCCAAGTTCGACTTTAGCGACTTCCTCAAACAAACCCGGCTGTTGAAAAACATGGGTTCCCTCGGGGGGGTCATGAAGCTGATCCCAGGGCTGAACAAAATGGTCAACGAAGACCAACTGCGCCAGGGCGAACAGCAGTTGAAAAAGGCTGAGGCCATGATTGGCTCCATGACCCTAGAGGAACGACGCGATCCCGACCTGTTGGCCAATAACCCCAGCCGCCGCAAACGCATTGCCAAGGGCTCCGGCCATACGGAAAAGGATGTTTCCGACCTGGTGGCCAACTTCCAAAAAATGCGGGCCTTGATGCAGCAGATGGGCCGGGGTGGGATGCCCGGAATGGGGGGATTCCCCGGAATGGGGATGCCCGGAATGACCGGGGGAATGCCTACGGGGAATCCCTACCGCCCCCAACCCGGTTTCCGTGGCTACCAGGGCGGCTACCAGCAGCCTAAAAAAGGCAAAAAGGACAAGAAGAAAAAAGGCTTTGGCACACTGTAG
- the rpsP gene encoding 30S ribosomal protein S16: MLKLRLKRFGKKRGASYRIVVAPSTSRRDGRPIAEVGFYDPRANETRLNEEAISDWLKKGVQPTDTVRGILTKANLLSK, encoded by the coding sequence ATGCTCAAACTGCGATTAAAGCGCTTTGGTAAGAAGCGTGGGGCTAGCTATCGTATCGTTGTGGCCCCCAGCACCTCCCGTCGGGATGGCCGTCCCATTGCTGAAGTGGGCTTCTATGATCCCCGCGCCAACGAAACCCGGCTGAACGAAGAAGCCATTTCCGATTGGTTGAAGAAAGGGGTACAACCCACGGATACCGTGCGGGGCATCCTCACGAAAGCGAATCTTTTGAGTAAGTAA
- a CDS encoding KH domain-containing protein: MAQAATLPQTPSVAPDYAELTRFLLKPFLDHPDLLRVDCEISAAKARVWVRVAFHEDDRGRAFGRGGRNVQAIRRVLDGIAQAANQTIRFEVYGGQPQENERSMPQRRSSKPYRDKS, translated from the coding sequence ATGGCACAGGCTGCTACGCTTCCTCAAACCCCATCCGTTGCGCCGGATTATGCAGAACTCACCCGGTTTCTGTTGAAGCCGTTTTTAGATCACCCCGATTTGCTTCGAGTTGATTGTGAAATTTCTGCGGCAAAGGCGAGGGTTTGGGTGCGGGTTGCTTTCCATGAAGACGATCGGGGACGAGCTTTTGGTCGTGGGGGACGCAATGTCCAAGCGATTCGAAGGGTTTTGGATGGCATTGCCCAAGCTGCAAACCAAACGATTCGGTTTGAGGTGTATGGTGGCCAGCCTCAGGAAAATGAGCGATCGATGCCTCAACGACGTTCTTCAAAGCCTTACCGGGACAAGTCATGA